One Gimesia chilikensis DNA segment encodes these proteins:
- the coxB gene encoding cytochrome c oxidase subunit II, with translation MPAQARGVLLTVVMLLTGCTGSQSTLDPAGKGAEQIADLFWWMLGGATVIWIVMIGLTIYCLLLNPVAHHRRKSALFIIGGGVIAPTLILTTLLIFSLSLLPPLLARPPKGSLQVEVEGRQWWWRVRYPDEKEGVLELANEIYLPRGEPVEFLLSSSDVVHSFWIPALGGKVDMIPGRTTRLTLHPNRVGTYRGICAEYCGESHSFMNFSVVVVDRDEYEQWLAGQRASRELPQVAAARAGEAVFLQSGCGACHSVRGTDADGTIGPDLTHVGSRQTLGAGLLTADRAHYRNWITETSRLKPGVKMPEFRALTEEQLANLVTYLDNLK, from the coding sequence ATGCCTGCACAAGCGAGGGGAGTCCTGCTTACAGTGGTAATGTTGCTTACCGGCTGTACGGGATCTCAGTCCACGCTAGATCCTGCGGGGAAAGGAGCAGAGCAGATTGCGGATCTGTTCTGGTGGATGTTAGGTGGTGCGACCGTGATCTGGATTGTAATGATCGGCCTGACGATCTACTGCCTGCTGCTCAATCCCGTGGCCCATCATCGTCGTAAGTCAGCCCTGTTTATCATCGGAGGTGGCGTGATCGCGCCGACGCTGATTCTGACAACGCTACTGATTTTCAGTCTGAGCCTGCTGCCTCCCCTGCTGGCTCGTCCGCCGAAAGGTTCGTTGCAGGTGGAGGTCGAAGGGCGTCAATGGTGGTGGCGTGTGCGTTACCCTGATGAAAAGGAAGGGGTACTGGAACTGGCGAATGAGATCTACCTGCCCCGGGGAGAGCCAGTGGAATTTCTGTTGTCCAGCAGTGATGTAGTGCACTCGTTCTGGATCCCGGCACTGGGAGGCAAGGTGGACATGATTCCGGGGCGCACCACGCGACTGACGCTGCATCCGAACCGGGTGGGAACCTATCGGGGGATCTGCGCGGAATACTGTGGTGAGTCGCATTCATTCATGAATTTCAGCGTGGTTGTTGTTGATCGCGACGAGTATGAGCAGTGGCTGGCCGGGCAGCGTGCCTCGCGCGAGTTGCCGCAGGTAGCCGCTGCGCGGGCAGGGGAAGCCGTATTTCTGCAGTCGGGCTGCGGTGCCTGCCATTCGGTGCGCGGTACAGATGCAGATGGAACGATCGGTCCGGATCTGACCCATGTGGGGAGTCGCCAGACATTGGGGGCCGGACTGCTGACTGCGGACAGAGCCCATTATCGAAACTGGATCACAGAGACATCGCGGTTGAAGCCCGGCGTCAAGATGCCTGAATTTCGTGCGCTGACAGAGGAACAGCTCGCGAATCTGGTAACCTACTTAGACAATTTGAAATGA
- a CDS encoding diguanylate cyclase, which produces MRVSVTFRIVAGLVILTLSTMLIACSLNLAPNLSRLQMEDRARYCEALAVSSSLFLTQGNSEALQDYLEAVVQHNPDISSAVLRKQDGEVFLHAGPTVNLADADLASKFNQVRIELREQNLAWGQLEIYYPEKQAGLLSLWHRPMTRYIVFVIGCCFLLFVLFLRKTLQSLNPSRVIPGRVQEALDTLAGGLLILDTKEQIVLANKTIARALRTTPEQLQGQPVGKLPWMIQSETEVESESVLPWTQVLTDGATHKGITLSLESNTTVADCFVVSCAPVLDDEGRSRGVLVSFEDVTELEKKKSELREMLQALHESREEIQQKNQELEYLATRDPLTSCLNRRSFYEQMETLWAEAQEQGTPLGCVLLDIDHFKSINDNHGHSTGDLVLKGIGATLMELVTAPGVLCRYGGEEFCILLPGHDIDQTAQVAEEYRRAVERLEFEDLKVTSSFGATAVSLGAENAQDLLDEADKCLYAAKRGGRNQVSRWDLVPRDMDFSEPVAREPAPVGQTPDSQGPAVQEPAISSEAALRLGQTMDGLGQMIDRQDFDGLAKLADEIHTLAAAQNLPEVAAAADQLRDAATTMDVVEAIYLTNRLMEQCQEYQSQLIETVAD; this is translated from the coding sequence ATGCGTGTTTCAGTCACTTTTCGAATTGTCGCAGGACTGGTCATACTCACGCTGAGTACGATGTTGATTGCCTGCAGCCTGAATCTGGCTCCGAACCTGTCGCGGTTGCAGATGGAAGACCGGGCCCGCTACTGTGAGGCACTGGCGGTCAGCAGTTCGCTGTTTCTGACCCAGGGGAATTCTGAAGCACTCCAGGATTATCTCGAAGCGGTCGTACAACATAATCCCGATATCAGCAGTGCCGTGCTCAGAAAGCAGGATGGAGAGGTCTTTCTACACGCAGGTCCGACAGTCAATCTGGCTGATGCTGATCTCGCCAGCAAGTTCAATCAGGTTCGGATCGAACTGCGGGAGCAGAATCTGGCCTGGGGACAACTGGAGATTTATTATCCGGAAAAGCAGGCGGGACTATTGTCCCTCTGGCACAGGCCGATGACACGCTATATCGTTTTTGTCATTGGATGCTGTTTTCTGCTGTTCGTTCTCTTTCTGCGGAAAACCCTGCAATCGCTAAATCCGTCCCGGGTGATTCCGGGACGGGTGCAGGAAGCATTAGATACGCTGGCCGGTGGCCTGTTGATTCTGGATACGAAAGAGCAGATTGTCCTGGCGAATAAAACGATTGCACGCGCACTGCGGACCACGCCCGAACAGTTGCAGGGGCAGCCGGTTGGCAAACTGCCGTGGATGATTCAGAGCGAGACTGAGGTTGAATCGGAAAGCGTACTGCCCTGGACACAAGTCTTAACGGATGGGGCAACCCACAAGGGGATTACATTGTCACTGGAAAGCAATACGACAGTCGCTGACTGTTTTGTTGTCAGTTGCGCACCGGTGCTGGACGATGAAGGCAGATCGCGGGGAGTGCTGGTCAGTTTTGAAGATGTGACCGAACTGGAGAAAAAGAAATCCGAGTTACGCGAGATGCTGCAGGCATTGCACGAATCGCGAGAAGAAATTCAGCAGAAAAATCAGGAACTGGAATACCTGGCGACGCGCGATCCGCTGACCTCCTGTCTGAATCGACGTTCGTTCTACGAACAGATGGAGACCCTCTGGGCAGAAGCACAAGAGCAAGGGACACCATTGGGGTGCGTGCTGCTGGATATCGATCATTTCAAGTCGATCAACGACAATCATGGGCACTCAACCGGTGACCTGGTATTAAAAGGAATTGGTGCGACGCTGATGGAACTGGTCACAGCACCGGGTGTACTCTGCCGTTATGGGGGAGAAGAGTTCTGTATTCTCCTGCCGGGACATGACATTGATCAGACCGCCCAGGTGGCCGAGGAGTACCGCCGGGCAGTCGAGCGTCTTGAATTCGAAGATTTGAAAGTGACCTCCAGCTTTGGTGCGACTGCCGTCAGCCTGGGGGCAGAGAACGCCCAGGACCTGTTGGACGAAGCCGACAAGTGCCTGTACGCCGCCAAACGGGGCGGGCGAAACCAGGTTTCGCGGTGGGACCTCGTTCCCCGGGATATGGACTTCAGCGAACCAGTCGCGCGGGAACCGGCGCCTGTTGGACAGACGCCCGATTCACAGGGGCCTGCAGTGCAAGAGCCCGCGATTTCTTCGGAAGCGGCGTTGCGGCTGGGTCAGACCATGGACGGACTGGGGCAGATGATTGACAGGCAGGACTTTGATGGACTTGCGAAGCTGGCAGATGAAATTCACACGCTGGCTGCAGCGCAGAACTTGCCTGAAGTGGCTGCGGCGGCCGATCAGTTACGAGATGCTGCGACGACCATGGATGTGGTTGAGGCGATCTATCTGACCAACCGGCTCATGGAGCAGTGCCAGGAATATCAGTCACAACTCATCGAAACCGTTGCGGATTAA
- a CDS encoding Ig-like domain-containing protein has translation MEAFQLEELLMLSAAPMPVDVIDPSLTADADTSATTGVIPAPSVDGVETMQVADVPAEESSTLSDSVDDLLQEFGLSDAFDEANRDLELVFIDESTDHYQQLIDDLLAQNDEQRQLEIILLDSQQDGILQISEALQNYSEVDAIHFVSHGTPQSVKLGATWLSLENLDRFSEAITGWSESFSAGTDLLFYGCDLAATASGQELLRQIQELTGADIAASSDDTGASSLGGDWDLEYELGDLETDVVFSSLVQNEWLGLLATETVRDQFGSQSYGNNDGTQNWNGNWVEYDNSGGAQSASTGDVRITGGELRMVGDSGADNSVTREVDLSTAHDATLSFDAVSSGTEAGDTFSVQISDNGGSSWTVLDTLTDYNGAYSRDISSYMAADTQIRIQIESGYDGGLLGLLFVEYLYIDNVQVSYTVNEAPEITSDGGGAAAVVNVAENSTAVTAVTATDGNLDTPTYAISGGADAGRFTIDDVTGELAFISAPDYESPTDNNTDNIYEVIVEASDGFGGSDTQTILVTVTPVNETPAAADNTVTTSEDTPYTFTAADFNFSDIDGDTLASVRITALETVGALQLSGVDVTLNQVVSRADIDAGNLTFTPVANANGSSYDSFTFTVNDGALESSSSNTMTVDVTAVNDAPTAADNTVTTSEDTTYTFTAADFNYSDIEGSPLASVRITALEIVGSLQLSGVDVTLNQVISRADIDAGNLTFSPVANASGTGYDSFGFTVNDGTLDSALSNTMTVDVTPVNDAPTAADNTVSTSEDTAYTFTAVDFNFSDIEGDSLASVQITSLETVGALQLSGVDVTLNQVISRADIDAGNLTFTPVANANGAGYASFGFSVNDGTADSVSSYAMTVDVTPVNDAPTAADNTVTTNEDTAYVFTAADFNFSDIDGDTLASIRITTLETLGALQLSGVDVTLNQVVSRADIDAGNLTYLPAANASGTSYDSFGFTVNDGTVDSVTAFTLTVDVNVVNDAPTAADNTVTTSEDVTYVFTAADFNFNDIDGDPLTSVRITLLETGGALQLSGVDVTLNQVISQADIDAGNLTFTPVANTSGTSYDSFGFTVNDGAADSAAAYSMTVDVTSVNDLPTAADNTVTTSEDTTFTFTAADFNFNDVDGDSLASVRITLLESVGSLQLSGVDVSLNQVISRVDIDAGNLTFTPVANDSGSGYDSFGFSVNDGTTDSAVSYTMTVDVIPVNDLPTAANNTVSTNEDTPYVFSAADFNFSDIDGDSLVSVRISSLESVGALQLSGVDVTLNQVISRADIDAGNLTFTPVANASGVSYDSFGFSVNDGTADSVAAYVMTVDVIPVNDLPTAADNTVSTSEDTAYTFTAVDFNFSDADGDTLTSIQITSLESVGALQLSSVDVTLNQVISRADIDAGNLTFTPVPNANGAAYDSFTFTVNDGTVDSAGGYTLTVDVTPVNDAPTGADNTVTTGENTVYTFTAADFGFGDIDGDALTRVQITSLETVGALQLAGVDVTLNQIVSKADLDAGNLTFIPVADTSGAAYDSFGFTVNDGTVDSVATNTMTVDITPDPGNMILDQFGTQSYSNNDGTVNWSSSWVESDSSGGAQSPSNGDVRVMGGTLRMVGESGADNSATREADLSMAHDVTLSFDALSSGTESNDSFSVQISDNGGSSWTVLDVLTDFTGSYSRDISAWAAADTQIRIQIDSGYDGGLLGLLFVEYLYVDNVQISYTINNPPVITSDGGGPAAIANVAENTTAVTTVAASDPDLDSMNYSISGGTDAALFTIDNLTGELAFISPPDYESPIDANTDNVYEVTVSASDGYGGSDSQTMLITVTPVNEPPTAADNTVTTAEETPYTFTAADFNFIDGDGDSLASVTITSLESVGTLQLSGVDVSLNQVISRADLDAGNLTFTPGLNASGTGYDSFGYSVNDGTFESTGTYTLTVDVTPVNDAPTSSDNTVTTSEDVPYVFTAADFNFSDIDGDSLASVRITALETVGTLQLSGVNVTLNQVISRADIDAGNLTFTPVTNASGTGYDSFGFSVGDGTLYSSPASTMTINVNAFNDAPTAADNTVTTNEDAPYIFTAADFNFSDVDGDPLTSVRITSLVTSGALQLSGVDVTLNQAISRADIDAGNLVLVPAANANGTSYASFTFTVSDGALESTPGNLLTVDVTPVNDAPTASDNTVTTSEDTAYVFTAADFNFSDIDGDSLASVRISALATLGTLQLSGLDVTLNQVISRADIDAGNLTFVPVPDANGVGYASFGFVVSDGALEASVPGTMTVNVTAVNDAPTALDNTVTTDEDTPYTFTAADFNFSDIDGDPLAGIQISTLPAVGILQLSGLDVILGQIISRADIDAGDLTYVPVENGNGVAYASFDYVVSDGSLEALTSSTMTVDVTAVNDAPVITSSGGGLSATLRLSGVLSTVATIEATDVELGLQILTFSVSGGLNADLFNIDANTGELSFAASAELDSPLGGNIFEVEVQVSDDLGGTATQILTVIVDQVNQLFPSNPDQPDDPGNSDDPSQPDPPDDTTDTGGSGDGSGSGTGNEDIIFSELPAGEGDLLAERGRETQVDSSVFFSNGSPVDTGTPGGILPDFSVVTSTSNLVTDFGYEAGGWHTTRMALLQASFDPVTHRLEVNTASVVYSELVSTRYEDIQEQVNLTADSEQRLISAAAVVTTTVSSGLLIWLLQGGYLMAGLASSLPTWRFMDPIAVLDQFGEVCDEEGDSLQSIIEQAEASAPVNESELL, from the coding sequence GTGGAGGCATTCCAGCTGGAAGAGCTGCTGATGCTGAGTGCGGCTCCTATGCCCGTGGATGTGATCGATCCGAGTCTGACCGCGGATGCAGATACCAGTGCCACAACTGGTGTCATTCCTGCCCCATCCGTCGATGGTGTGGAAACGATGCAGGTCGCAGATGTGCCTGCAGAAGAGTCGTCCACTCTGAGTGACTCTGTCGATGATCTGCTGCAGGAGTTCGGGCTGTCCGATGCGTTTGACGAGGCAAATCGCGATCTGGAACTCGTATTTATCGATGAGTCGACCGACCATTACCAGCAGCTGATTGATGACCTGCTGGCCCAGAACGACGAGCAGCGTCAACTCGAAATCATTCTACTGGACAGTCAGCAGGACGGGATCCTGCAGATCAGTGAAGCGTTACAAAATTATTCCGAAGTCGATGCGATCCATTTTGTTTCGCATGGAACGCCGCAGTCGGTCAAACTGGGGGCGACCTGGTTGAGCCTGGAGAATCTCGATCGCTTTTCGGAAGCCATCACCGGCTGGAGTGAGTCGTTCTCTGCAGGAACCGATCTGCTGTTTTACGGATGTGATCTGGCAGCTACCGCTTCCGGTCAGGAATTGCTGAGACAGATTCAGGAACTGACGGGAGCCGACATCGCCGCGAGTTCAGATGATACGGGTGCGTCCAGCCTGGGGGGAGACTGGGATCTGGAGTATGAACTGGGGGATCTGGAGACCGACGTGGTGTTCTCATCCCTGGTACAGAATGAATGGCTGGGTCTGCTGGCAACGGAGACGGTGCGTGATCAGTTCGGCAGTCAATCATATGGCAATAATGACGGCACCCAGAACTGGAATGGTAACTGGGTGGAGTACGATAACTCGGGAGGCGCTCAGAGCGCCAGTACCGGTGATGTCAGAATCACCGGTGGTGAACTGCGGATGGTGGGCGACAGCGGGGCCGACAACAGCGTGACCCGTGAGGTCGATCTTTCCACGGCTCACGATGCCACTCTCTCTTTCGATGCGGTCTCCAGCGGAACCGAAGCTGGTGACACCTTCTCGGTCCAGATTTCCGATAATGGGGGGAGTTCCTGGACCGTGCTGGATACCCTGACGGATTATAACGGAGCCTATAGCCGGGATATTTCGTCCTACATGGCAGCAGATACACAGATCCGTATCCAGATTGAATCAGGCTATGATGGCGGTTTGCTGGGGCTGCTGTTTGTCGAGTATTTATACATCGACAATGTGCAGGTGAGTTACACGGTCAACGAAGCACCGGAAATCACTTCTGATGGTGGCGGAGCAGCGGCGGTGGTGAATGTGGCTGAGAATTCGACGGCCGTGACGGCCGTAACCGCGACCGATGGGAACCTGGATACACCGACCTATGCGATTTCGGGTGGCGCAGATGCGGGTCGTTTCACGATCGATGACGTCACGGGGGAACTCGCCTTTATCTCTGCTCCCGATTATGAAAGTCCGACCGACAACAACACCGACAACATTTATGAAGTGATTGTCGAGGCCAGCGACGGGTTTGGCGGTAGTGATACGCAGACCATTCTGGTGACCGTGACTCCCGTGAACGAAACACCCGCCGCAGCAGATAATACGGTGACGACCAGTGAGGACACGCCTTACACGTTTACCGCAGCCGACTTCAATTTCAGTGATATCGACGGCGATACCCTGGCGAGCGTACGTATTACGGCTCTGGAGACGGTTGGGGCACTGCAACTGTCAGGTGTAGATGTAACGCTGAACCAGGTGGTCAGTCGGGCCGACATTGATGCGGGCAATCTTACATTTACTCCGGTCGCGAATGCCAATGGCTCGAGTTACGACAGCTTCACATTTACTGTCAATGATGGCGCACTGGAGTCTTCATCCTCGAACACCATGACAGTGGATGTGACCGCGGTCAACGATGCACCAACGGCTGCTGACAATACGGTGACCACCAGCGAGGATACGACTTACACGTTCACCGCAGCCGACTTTAATTATAGCGACATCGAAGGGAGTCCCCTGGCGAGTGTCCGGATTACCGCTCTGGAGATTGTGGGATCTCTGCAATTGTCGGGTGTGGATGTGACATTGAACCAGGTGATCAGCCGGGCTGACATCGATGCGGGCAATCTCACGTTTTCACCAGTGGCGAATGCCAGTGGTACGGGTTACGACAGTTTCGGATTCACTGTGAACGACGGGACGCTGGATTCTGCTCTCTCCAATACGATGACCGTCGATGTCACTCCGGTAAATGATGCACCGACGGCTGCTGACAATACTGTGAGCACCAGTGAGGATACTGCTTACACCTTCACGGCGGTCGATTTTAATTTCAGTGACATAGAGGGAGATTCGCTGGCGAGCGTGCAGATTACTTCACTGGAAACGGTGGGGGCTTTGCAACTCTCGGGCGTGGATGTGACACTGAACCAGGTCATCAGCCGGGCCGACATTGATGCGGGCAATCTCACATTTACCCCGGTGGCGAATGCCAACGGGGCAGGTTATGCCAGCTTCGGATTTTCCGTGAATGACGGGACTGCAGACTCAGTTTCCTCGTATGCCATGACGGTTGACGTCACGCCTGTGAATGATGCCCCCACAGCGGCGGATAACACGGTGACGACGAATGAAGATACCGCATATGTCTTTACTGCCGCGGATTTTAATTTCAGCGACATTGATGGGGATACACTGGCAAGCATTCGAATCACGACCCTGGAAACCCTGGGAGCCTTACAGCTTTCGGGGGTAGATGTGACGTTGAATCAGGTGGTCAGTCGGGCTGACATCGATGCAGGCAATCTGACTTATTTGCCAGCAGCGAATGCGAGTGGTACGAGCTACGACAGTTTTGGATTCACAGTCAATGACGGGACGGTGGATTCAGTCACTGCCTTTACGCTGACGGTCGATGTGAACGTGGTTAACGATGCACCGACGGCTGCGGATAATACCGTCACGACAAGTGAAGACGTGACCTACGTTTTCACCGCCGCCGACTTCAATTTTAATGATATCGACGGTGATCCGCTGACGAGTGTGAGAATTACATTGCTGGAGACTGGGGGGGCCTTACAGCTTTCAGGGGTGGATGTGACGCTGAACCAGGTGATCAGTCAGGCGGATATTGATGCGGGAAACCTCACGTTTACGCCGGTCGCGAACACCAGTGGAACCAGTTATGACAGTTTTGGATTCACTGTAAATGACGGTGCCGCCGATTCCGCTGCTGCGTACTCAATGACCGTGGATGTGACCTCCGTCAACGATCTGCCTACAGCGGCGGATAACACGGTCACGACCAGTGAAGACACAACTTTTACCTTCACTGCAGCAGACTTTAATTTTAATGATGTGGACGGGGATTCGCTGGCGAGCGTGAGAATCACTTTGCTGGAGTCGGTGGGATCCTTACAGTTATCGGGCGTGGATGTGTCGCTGAACCAGGTGATCAGCAGGGTGGATATTGATGCCGGGAATCTCACGTTTACGCCGGTTGCGAATGACAGTGGTTCCGGCTATGACAGTTTCGGATTCTCGGTGAATGACGGCACTACAGATTCCGCGGTATCCTATACGATGACTGTGGATGTAATTCCCGTTAACGATCTGCCCACGGCGGCGAACAACACCGTTTCCACGAATGAAGACACCCCTTATGTCTTTTCAGCTGCTGACTTCAATTTCAGCGACATCGATGGCGATTCGCTGGTGAGTGTGAGAATCAGTTCGCTGGAGTCGGTGGGGGCCTTGCAGTTATCTGGTGTGGATGTGACGCTGAACCAGGTCATCAGTCGGGCGGACATCGATGCGGGAAACCTGACGTTTACGCCAGTCGCGAATGCCAGCGGCGTCAGTTATGACAGCTTTGGTTTCTCGGTGAACGACGGTACTGCCGATTCCGTTGCTGCATATGTCATGACCGTCGATGTCATACCGGTGAACGATCTACCCACGGCGGCTGATAATACGGTGTCAACCAGCGAAGATACGGCATACACCTTCACCGCAGTCGACTTCAATTTTAGTGACGCGGATGGGGATACGCTGACGAGTATTCAGATCACATCGCTGGAGTCTGTTGGTGCGTTACAACTTTCGAGCGTGGATGTGACGTTGAATCAGGTGATCAGTCGGGCGGATATTGATGCGGGGAACCTGACGTTTACGCCGGTGCCGAATGCCAATGGAGCGGCATATGACAGTTTCACTTTCACAGTGAATGATGGCACCGTTGATTCTGCTGGCGGATATACGCTGACGGTGGATGTGACTCCTGTGAACGACGCCCCGACGGGGGCTGACAATACGGTTACCACCGGTGAAAATACAGTCTACACCTTCACTGCAGCTGATTTTGGGTTTGGGGATATCGATGGAGATGCTCTGACGAGAGTGCAGATCACTTCACTGGAAACGGTGGGGGCCTTACAGCTTGCAGGCGTTGATGTGACATTGAACCAGATTGTCAGCAAGGCTGATCTGGACGCCGGGAATCTGACGTTTATTCCGGTGGCGGATACAAGCGGTGCGGCTTACGACAGTTTTGGGTTCACTGTGAATGATGGTACGGTCGATTCCGTAGCCACAAATACGATGACCGTTGATATCACGCCTGATCCAGGCAATATGATTCTGGATCAGTTCGGGACACAGTCATACAGTAACAATGATGGGACCGTGAACTGGAGTAGCAGCTGGGTCGAGAGTGACAGTTCCGGTGGTGCTCAGAGCCCGAGCAATGGTGATGTGCGGGTGATGGGAGGCACGCTGCGGATGGTTGGTGAGAGCGGTGCAGACAACAGTGCAACGCGCGAAGCCGACCTGTCGATGGCTCACGATGTGACCCTGTCGTTCGATGCTCTTTCTTCAGGAACTGAATCCAACGACTCTTTCTCGGTACAGATCTCGGATAACGGCGGAAGTTCCTGGACTGTGCTCGATGTACTGACCGACTTTACGGGTAGCTACAGTCGGGACATCTCTGCCTGGGCAGCCGCTGATACGCAGATCCGCATTCAAATCGACAGCGGCTATGATGGCGGGCTGCTGGGACTGCTGTTTGTCGAGTATTTGTACGTCGATAATGTGCAGATCAGTTATACGATTAACAATCCGCCTGTGATCACCTCTGATGGTGGTGGGCCGGCGGCGATCGCGAATGTCGCTGAAAATACAACCGCGGTGACCACGGTGGCTGCCAGTGATCCGGATCTGGATTCCATGAACTATTCCATCAGTGGCGGAACGGACGCGGCGCTGTTTACGATCGATAATCTGACAGGTGAGCTGGCCTTTATCAGCCCGCCTGACTACGAGAGCCCCATCGACGCGAATACTGACAATGTGTATGAAGTGACCGTCTCGGCGAGCGACGGTTATGGCGGTTCCGATTCTCAGACCATGCTGATTACGGTGACGCCGGTAAATGAGCCGCCGACAGCAGCCGATAATACCGTGACGACGGCTGAGGAGACTCCCTACACGTTCACGGCTGCGGACTTCAACTTTATTGATGGGGACGGCGATAGCCTGGCGAGTGTGACCATCACGTCCCTGGAGTCGGTGGGCACACTGCAGTTGTCAGGCGTGGATGTGAGCTTGAACCAGGTGATTTCGCGGGCGGATCTCGACGCCGGTAATCTGACGTTTACGCCGGGTCTGAATGCCAGCGGTACCGGATACGACAGCTTCGGGTATTCCGTCAACGATGGGACGTTTGAGTCGACTGGAACCTATACGCTGACTGTCGATGTGACGCCGGTCAATGATGCACCGACTTCATCAGACAATACCGTGACGACCAGTGAGGATGTGCCTTATGTGTTTACCGCCGCTGATTTCAACTTCAGTGACATTGATGGTGATTCACTGGCCAGCGTGCGGATCACAGCGCTGGAAACGGTGGGGACGTTACAACTATCAGGCGTGAATGTGACGCTGAACCAGGTGATCAGTCGGGCCGACATTGATGCGGGGAACCTGACGTTTACGCCGGTCACGAATGCCAGTGGGACCGGTTATGACAGCTTCGGTTTCAGTGTCGGCGATGGTACGCTTTACTCGTCACCCGCGAGTACCATGACGATCAACGTGAATGCGTTTAACGATGCCCCCACAGCGGCCGATAATACAGTGACGACTAATGAAGACGCGCCGTATATCTTTACGGCTGCCGATTTCAACTTCAGCGATGTGGATGGGGACCCGCTGACCAGTGTCAGGATTACCTCTCTGGTGACGTCAGGAGCGTTACAGTTGTCGGGCGTCGATGTGACATTAAATCAGGCGATCAGCCGAGCGGATATCGATGCGGGAAACCTCGTGTTGGTTCCAGCGGCGAATGCAAATGGAACGAGTTATGCCAGTTTTACGTTCACTGTGAGTGACGGGGCACTGGAATCGACTCCCGGAAATTTACTGACGGTCGATGTGACACCGGTTAACGATGCACCGACGGCCTCTGATAACACGGTGACAACCAGCGAGGATACTGCTTACGTCTTTACTGCCGCTGATTTCAATTTCAGCGACATCGACGGCGATTCTCTGGCCAGTGTCAGAATCAGTGCGCTGGCTACTTTGGGAACGCTGCAGTTGTCGGGCCTGGATGTGACACTCAACCAGGTGATCAGCCGAGCCGACATTGATGCAGGGAATCTGACGTTTGTGCCGGTGCCTGATGCCAACGGCGTGGGGTATGCCAGCTTCGGCTTTGTGGTCAGTGATGGTGCGCTGGAAGCGTCAGTACCAGGTACGATGACGGTGAATGTGACTGCAGTGAATGATGCACCGACGGCTCTGGATAACACAGTCACTACGGATGAAGATACGCCTTACACTTTCACTGCAGCGGATTTCAATTTCAGTGACATCGATGGAGATCCCCTGGCCGGGATTCAAATCAGTACCCTGCCAGCGGTAGGCATCTTGCAGCTGTCCGGTCTGGATGTGATTCTGGGGCAGATTATCAGCCGCGCGGACATTGATGCCGGTGATTTGACCTATGTACCAGTGGAGAACGGCAATGGTGTGGCTTACGCCAGCTTTGATTATGTGGTCAGTGATGGCAGTCTGGAAGCGTTAACTTCGAGCACGATGACCGTTGATGTAACGGCGGTCAACGACGCACCGGTGATCACTTCCAGCGGAGGGGGACTGAGTGCGACCCTGCGGCTTTCCGGAGTGCTGTCGACAGTTGCTACCATTGAAGCGACCGATGTTGAACTGGGGCTTCAGATACTGACCTTCTCAGTCAGTGGGGGGCTCAACGCGGACCTGTTTAACATTGATGCGAATACAGGCGAACTGTCATTTGCAGCGTCTGCAGAGCTCGATTCGCCTCTGGGGGGAAATATCTTTGAAGTGGAAGTGCAGGTCAGTGATGACCTGGGAGGAACCGCGACACAGATACTGACGGTAATCGTGGATCAGGTGAATCAGCTCTTCCCCTCCAATCCGGATCAGCCAGACGATCCAGGCAATTCTGATGATCCCAGTCAGCCTGATCCACCCGATGATACGACGGACACAGGGGGATCGGGAGACGGCTCCGGCAGCGGTACCGGGAATGAAGATATCATCTTTTCTGAACTCCCTGCAGGAGAGGGGGATCTGTTAGCAGAACGGGGCCGGGAGACACAAGTTGATAGCAGTGTATTTTTCAGTAATGGCTCTCCCGTCGATACCGGTACACCGGGCGGCATTCTGCCCGACTTTTCGGTTGTGACTTCGACCAGCAACCTGGTTACGGATTTTGGCTACGAGGCCGGGGGCTGGCATACGACGCGGATGGCGCTGCTACAGGCATCCTTCGATCCAGTGACGCACAGGCTGGAAGTCAATACGGCGAGTGTGGTCTATTCTGAACTGGTGAGTACCCGCTACGAGGACATTCAGGAACAGGTAAACCTGACGGCTGATTCTGAACAGCGACTGATCAGTGCCGCGGCGGTGGTCACGACGACGGTTTCATCCGGGTTGTTGATCTGGCTGTTACAGGGAGGCTATCTGATGGCGGGGCTGGCCAGCAGTCTGCCGACCTGGCGATTTATGGACCCGATTGCGGTGCTTGACCAGTTTGGTGAGGTTTGCGACGAGGAGGGAGATTCTCTGCAGAGTATTATCGAGCAGGCCGAAGCCTCCGCTCCCGTTAACGAAAGTGAGTTGCTCTAA